A region from the Mycolicibacterium phlei genome encodes:
- a CDS encoding DUF5130 domain-containing protein gives MASGDVKTVDPANLPLGWAVTSSGRLSGVTEPGELSVQYPFPVKDLVALDEALQYGSRAAKARFAVYIGGLGEDTAATAREILAKVPTPNNAVLLAVSPNQRAIEVVYGADVKGRGIEEAAPLGVSAAAASFKDGNLIDGLISAVRVMSAGVSPH, from the coding sequence GTGGCAAGTGGTGACGTCAAGACGGTCGATCCGGCCAACCTGCCGCTCGGCTGGGCGGTAACCTCCAGCGGCCGGCTCTCCGGGGTCACCGAACCGGGCGAGTTGTCGGTTCAGTACCCGTTCCCCGTCAAAGACCTGGTGGCCCTCGACGAGGCGCTGCAGTACGGCTCGCGCGCGGCCAAGGCCCGCTTCGCCGTCTACATCGGCGGGCTCGGCGAGGACACCGCGGCGACGGCCCGCGAGATCCTCGCGAAGGTGCCGACGCCCAACAACGCGGTGCTGCTCGCGGTGTCGCCCAACCAGCGCGCCATCGAGGTGGTCTACGGCGCCGACGTCAAGGGCCGCGGCATCGAAGAGGCCGCCCCGCTGGGGGTGTCCGCCGCCGCCGCGTCATTCAAGGACGGCAACCTGATCGACGGGCTCATCAGCGCCGTGCGCGTGATGAGCGCCGGCGTCTCGCCGCACTGA
- the ctaJ gene encoding aa3-type cytochrome oxidase subunit CtaJ has product MGLVPLVTTLVLIGLIWGVGKNRKGPHPETYKLSEPWTHAPILWASEEPADHGHGSHSLTIGGGASGKW; this is encoded by the coding sequence ATGGGCCTGGTTCCACTGGTCACAACGCTGGTGTTGATCGGCCTGATCTGGGGCGTCGGCAAGAACCGCAAGGGCCCGCACCCCGAGACCTACAAGCTCTCCGAGCCGTGGACGCACGCACCCATCCTGTGGGCGTCCGAGGAACCGGCCGATCACGGCCACGGCTCGCACTCGCTGACGATTGGAGGCGGCGCAAGTGGCAAGTGGTGA
- a CDS encoding HNH endonuclease, which yields MAHRKKGQSTRAGHRSRPVTTAAPPGSSRVLHSVETHPPGGGDASIWGRRRVLLLNSTYEPLTALTMRRAVIMLLCGKADVVHDDPNGPVIHSATHSIVVPSVIRLRTYVRVPYRARVPMTRAALMHRDRFRCAYCGSKADTVDHVVPRSRGGEHSWENCVAACSSCNHRKADRLLAELGWTLRTVPTPPKGQHWRLLSTVKELDPAWVRYLGEGAA from the coding sequence ATGGCGCATCGAAAGAAAGGCCAGTCCACGAGGGCCGGCCACCGGAGCCGCCCTGTCACGACCGCGGCACCGCCGGGGTCGTCCCGCGTCCTGCACAGTGTCGAGACCCACCCGCCCGGCGGCGGGGACGCCTCGATATGGGGACGCCGCCGCGTCCTCCTGCTGAACTCGACCTACGAACCGTTGACCGCTCTGACGATGCGCAGGGCGGTCATCATGCTTTTATGCGGAAAAGCCGACGTCGTCCACGATGACCCGAACGGCCCGGTGATCCACTCGGCCACCCACTCGATCGTCGTCCCGTCGGTGATCCGGCTGCGCACCTACGTGCGGGTGCCGTACCGGGCCCGCGTCCCGATGACCCGGGCGGCACTGATGCACCGTGACCGGTTCCGCTGCGCGTACTGCGGCTCCAAGGCCGACACCGTCGACCACGTGGTGCCGCGCAGTCGCGGCGGTGAGCACTCCTGGGAGAACTGCGTGGCGGCCTGCTCGTCGTGCAACCACCGCAAGGCCGACCGGTTGCTGGCCGAACTGGGCTGGACCCTGCGCACGGTCCCGACGCCGCCGAAGGGCCAGCACTGGCGGCTGCTGTCGACCGTCAAGGAACTCGACCCGGCATGGGTGCGATACCTGGGCGAGGGAGCGGCCTGA
- a CDS encoding globin produces the protein MGSVTQPQGSFYDEVGGHETFRRIVARFYELVAEDEILRPLYPEEDLGPAEERLRMFLEQYWGGPRTYSDQRGHPRLRMRHMPFRIGFLERDAWLRCMHTAVASIDAQTLDDAHRRVLLDYLEMAADSMVNSAF, from the coding sequence ATGGGGAGCGTGACGCAGCCGCAGGGATCGTTCTACGACGAGGTCGGAGGCCACGAGACGTTCCGCAGGATCGTGGCGCGGTTCTACGAGTTGGTCGCCGAGGACGAGATCCTGCGCCCGCTGTACCCCGAGGAGGATCTGGGCCCGGCCGAAGAGCGGCTGAGGATGTTCCTCGAGCAGTACTGGGGCGGACCGCGCACCTACTCCGATCAGCGTGGGCATCCGCGGCTGCGGATGCGGCACATGCCGTTCCGGATCGGGTTCCTCGAGCGCGACGCCTGGCTGCGGTGCATGCACACCGCGGTGGCGTCGATCGACGCGCAGACGCTCGACGACGCCCACCGCAGGGTGCTGCTGGACTACCTGGAGATGGCGGCCGACTCGATGGTCAACTCGGCGTTCTAG